DNA sequence from the Maribacter dokdonensis DSW-8 genome:
CATCAAAACTAATTGCCGATCTAGAAAAACTTGCTGTCACTGGATACCCTTGAAAAAAAGAACCCACAATATTTGATGATCCTAAGGCTATTAATTCTTGATTTGCCTTTATGGTGTCTTCCCCTGTTTTATCTTCAATGGCCTTACCTATAGAAATAGCTTCTAAATAGCCCACCAATGCCAATGCTATAGCAATTGGCGCAAGTTGCTTTACATCTTCAATATTCAATGTAGGCATTATTAAAGATGGCAATCCACTAGGTACGTTTCCTACCAATTTAATTCCGTAAGTTTCTAGCTGAAAAAAGTAAACCGCCACAATCCCCAACACTACGATAATTAATATACCGGGAATATTCTTGGCCCACTTTTTAAACCCTAGCAACAAAGCTATACCAACAAGACCGATTGAGAAATCCACATAATTTATTTCTCCTAGCTTATAAAAAATATTGATTACGGTCTTGTAGATTCTGTTGCTGCCTACTACGGAAATACCCAACAAATGTTTCATTTGGCTAAAAACAATTATAATAGCCGCGGCAGATGTAAACCCACTTATTACCGGTTTTGAAAGAAAATTGACCAAGAAGCCCATTCGCAAAACCCCCAATAAAAACTGAATAACACCTACCATTAAGGCAAGTACCACCACCATTTTTATATAGTTTTCTACCCCGGTTATAGCCAAGGTACCCAAACCTACAGCCACCAAAAGCGAATCCATGGCCACAGGACCAACCGCTATTTTTCTTGAGGTGCCTAAAAGTGCGTAAACAAGGACAGGAAATAAAGAGGCATAAAGACCATGTACGGGTGGCAAACCTGCTATCATTGCATATGCCATACCTTGTGGCACCAATACAATACCTACGGTAATACCCGCCAACAAATCTTTTACAAAGTCGGTTTTTTTATAGGATGAAATCCAATCCAAAAAAGGAAAAATGTTTTTCACGCCGTAAATTTAATCATTTCATAGGGCATGAAAGCCTATTTGACAACCAAGATCATGTATTTAAAAGCGTATTAAACTCCAAAGCTTTCGCCACCCAAAAATCCAGGTCATTTTCACTATCGAACCCATCAGGACCAACAAACAAAAAACCACGTGAAGGCTTTCCCGTAAAATCCATTGGGCTACTGCCCGGTTTATTTAGCAGTTCTTC
Encoded proteins:
- a CDS encoding SulP family inorganic anion transporter yields the protein MKNIFPFLDWISSYKKTDFVKDLLAGITVGIVLVPQGMAYAMIAGLPPVHGLYASLFPVLVYALLGTSRKIAVGPVAMDSLLVAVGLGTLAITGVENYIKMVVVLALMVGVIQFLLGVLRMGFLVNFLSKPVISGFTSAAAIIIVFSQMKHLLGISVVGSNRIYKTVINIFYKLGEINYVDFSIGLVGIALLLGFKKWAKNIPGILIIVVLGIVAVYFFQLETYGIKLVGNVPSGLPSLIMPTLNIEDVKQLAPIAIALALVGYLEAISIGKAIEDKTGEDTIKANQELIALGSSNIVGSFFQGYPVTASFSRSAISFDAGTKTNLSAIFSVILVVLTLLFLTPLFKFLPNAILASIIMVSVVKLIDIKYFKYLWSNRKDEFFVMLVTFLITLFIGITQGILIGVLCSLLLMVYRTSKPHFVEIGNIGNSDYYKNVIRFADEVVVRNDLLIVRFDSQLYFGNSAYFKKQLLKHIKAKGPALKGIILNAESINYIDATAADMLTKLIHDIRERELQFYIAGAIGPTRDIIFSTGIIKELQREFLFVKTKEAVDFFDDPNEISLLAAKVAYENSRMAKAKRNIN